A genomic region of Macaca mulatta isolate MMU2019108-1 chromosome 5, T2T-MMU8v2.0, whole genome shotgun sequence contains the following coding sequences:
- the C5H4orf19 gene encoding PDCD10 and GCKIII kinases-associated protein 1 isoform X1 translates to MGCRCCKIIQSYLFDPVQVSSPGYVNEVNSCKLDEDDTDKLKGKWNSEVLVQKNDSQRQGSKKTESSSRTANPREPCWPHQGPLPQGDVGGEHHACGINGIGPAAAPQPAGNPSPAQDDRGSWTSTENTGVPPTQPFLEGGDTRKQDCVLLASEGTQVMRNGDSRAPSEAESFALEVQDRVFQIPAPDYLQHWGPAGDNIDHNEKDRVFKNHTEDESLEGIQPTVGERGLNTPFSGRRSWDSLNEDVETEVLSICFNEKGPAHAMPVVDSGNRQEDAHGSNGDGDGEIVDEDAAVAEALAALEAATAGEDLDEAD, encoded by the exons ATGGGGTGCAGGTGCTGTAAAATAATACAAAG CTATCTCTTTGATCCAGTTCAAGTGTCCTCTCCTGGCTATGTCAATGAAGTCAACAGCTGCAAGCTAGATGAAGACGACACTGataaattaaaaggcaaatgGAACAGTGAAGTCCTGGTGCAGAAAAATGACTCTCAGAGGCAGGGCTCAAAAAAGACTGAGAGCAGCAGCAGGACAGCTAACCCACGGGAGCCCTGCTGGCCTCACCAAGGGCCGCTCCCGCAGGGGGATGTTGGAGGGGAACACCATGCCTGCGGCATCAATGGCATCGGCCCTGCTGCCGCTCCACAGCCCGCTGGgaatcccagccctgcccaggaTGACAGGGGCTCCTGGACCAGTACTGAAAATACTGGAGTTCCCCCAACTCAACCCTTCCTGGAAGGAGGGGACACCAGGAAACAGGACTGTGTGCTGCTGGCCTCAGAAGGAACCCAAGTCATGAGAAATGGAGACTCCAGAGCTCCTTCTGAGGCAGAAAGTTTTGCCTTAGAAGTACAAGACCGTGTCTTCCAGATACCAGCCCCAGATTACCTTCAGCATTGGGGTCCAGCCGGAGACAACATTGACCATAATGAAAAGGACCGTGTTTTCAAGAACCATACTGAGGATGAGTCCCTTGAGGGAATTCAGCCCACAGTGGGGGAGCGTGGTTTGAATACGCCCTTCTCTGGGAGGAGAAGCTGGGATTCATTGAATGAGGATGTGGAAACAGAAGTTCTAAGCATCTGCTTTAATGAGAAGGGTCCTGCTCATGCCATGCCTGTGGTTGACTCAGGAAACAGGCAGGAGGATGCCCATGGCTCCAATGGAGACGGAGATGGGGAGATTGTGGACGAGGATGCAGCGGTGGCGGAGGCCCTTGCGGCTTTAGAAGCTGCTACTGCAGGAGAAGATTTGGATGAGGCTGATTAG